A DNA window from Paenibacillus andongensis contains the following coding sequences:
- a CDS encoding helix-turn-helix transcriptional regulator has protein sequence MDLFEAVKRWFWYDWIMFILRLIGSISLMTTTVHLHDHITLPLWALIFWQIIAFSVPWLCLLLNYKYYLLTEIIFSGGLILYLTSLFPEAYLAFLSSAFLIAVNSAHQSYRWSGPVTILLLPIVFNALSHQNNYLIMMIQIGLAYAIGFAFHLLVVNHRQSEIIREQNTVLEQYLSQIERITLAEERNRLSKDLHDTVGHSYTSIIMGLETLRPELSMEAGEQKLDSLLNLARKGMNEVRGYLHQLESPQETLPLLQSLQQLGEEFQAHAKVSVRFRTFGEEYPLPKQAKMAFFRCLQESLTNAVRHGQSTEITVSLQFEQRHTRLDVQDNGTGSEKWQDGFGLNAMKERAMNLQGQVSVYTERGEGTLVTCTLPRQVELSDEVIRLLIVDDQPFIRESLRTILEEHKDLQVVGLAEDGEQAIELCEQCQPQLVLMDLDMPHMDGILAAKKIKQAWPHIRILILTTFQDTEQALEVLRSGADGYLLKSIEPRELAENIRLVYRGGTLIDQEMSHKLFERLEMGKSEIELFKAKTIENYDLTPREIEILQLVSKGLRYKTIASKLYLSDGTVRNYASTAYMKLGVRNREEAIQKALEAGFLK, from the coding sequence ATGGACTTGTTTGAAGCTGTAAAACGGTGGTTTTGGTATGACTGGATTATGTTCATACTTCGACTTATTGGTAGTATTTCTCTTATGACCACAACCGTACATTTGCATGATCACATAACGCTGCCGCTTTGGGCTTTGATTTTTTGGCAAATTATCGCTTTTTCCGTTCCTTGGCTTTGCTTGCTGCTCAACTATAAGTATTATCTACTTACAGAAATCATTTTTTCTGGCGGACTAATCTTGTATTTAACTTCTTTGTTTCCGGAAGCTTATCTCGCGTTTCTGTCATCTGCTTTCCTAATTGCGGTGAACAGCGCCCACCAATCCTATCGTTGGTCAGGGCCCGTCACGATCCTTCTTCTACCTATTGTCTTCAATGCACTTTCGCATCAGAATAATTATTTGATCATGATGATTCAAATCGGACTTGCGTATGCTATTGGGTTTGCTTTTCATTTACTTGTGGTTAATCATCGGCAGAGTGAAATCATTCGTGAACAAAATACGGTCTTAGAACAGTATTTGTCCCAAATCGAACGCATCACGCTAGCTGAAGAACGCAATCGGCTCTCCAAGGATCTTCATGACACGGTTGGACATTCCTATACCTCAATTATCATGGGATTAGAAACTTTGCGTCCGGAACTTTCTATGGAAGCCGGGGAACAGAAGCTCGATTCTCTGTTGAATTTAGCTCGCAAGGGCATGAACGAAGTCAGAGGATACTTGCATCAATTAGAGTCACCGCAGGAGACGCTTCCGCTGCTTCAGTCGTTGCAGCAATTAGGAGAAGAATTTCAAGCACATGCCAAAGTGAGCGTTCGCTTCCGAACTTTTGGTGAAGAGTACCCGTTACCCAAGCAAGCCAAAATGGCTTTCTTTCGTTGCTTGCAGGAGTCATTAACTAACGCTGTGCGTCATGGACAGTCTACGGAAATTACCGTTTCATTGCAATTTGAGCAGCGGCACACTAGACTTGACGTGCAGGACAATGGTACAGGGAGTGAGAAATGGCAGGATGGTTTCGGCTTGAACGCGATGAAAGAGCGAGCCATGAATCTACAAGGGCAAGTCTCTGTTTATACGGAGCGTGGTGAAGGAACACTGGTTACCTGCACATTGCCAAGGCAAGTGGAATTATCGGATGAAGTTATTCGCTTACTGATCGTCGATGACCAACCCTTCATCCGGGAAAGCCTGCGGACCATTCTCGAGGAACACAAGGATTTGCAAGTGGTGGGATTGGCCGAGGATGGCGAACAAGCCATTGAGTTATGCGAGCAGTGTCAGCCTCAGTTGGTGCTCATGGATTTGGACATGCCCCACATGGATGGGATTTTAGCAGCAAAAAAAATAAAGCAAGCATGGCCTCACATCCGCATTTTGATTCTGACCACGTTTCAGGATACCGAACAAGCCCTGGAAGTTCTGCGAAGCGGAGCAGACGGTTACTTATTGAAATCGATTGAACCGCGTGAGCTTGCTGAAAACATTCGTCTTGTCTATCGCGGGGGCACACTGATTGATCAGGAGATGTCGCATAAATTGTTTGAGAGGCTCGAAATGGGTAAGAGTGAAATCGAATTATTTAAAGCGAAAACAATCGAGAACTACGACCTGACTCCACGCGAAATTGAAATTTTACAGCTTGTATCCAAAGGTCTGCGTTATAAAACCATCGCTTCAAAATTATACTTATCTGATGGCACAGTGAGGAACTATGCCTCAACGGCCTATATGAAACTAGGCGTTCGTAACCGGGAAGAAGCTATACAGAAGGCATTGGAAGCCGGATTTCTCAAATAA
- a CDS encoding sensor domain-containing protein — MKKKIIIFIQNGYFLLFTFATGLFYFCFYLVTLTLGLGLSFTVVGIPLLIQVLRTTPTFVRYERIQTKIYTDISTPPYERKIRLDASFWEQAKEELQDPRNWISICWLMLKFLIGLLCLLSAAMLYVTPLLFILAPLLFPFFFIHIIGIPIDTFTKSLLVSSVGILLTFVSAWLANGLVRLIGGYTRQMIKTLNRFHD, encoded by the coding sequence TTGAAAAAAAAGATCATTATCTTCATCCAAAATGGCTACTTCTTGCTATTTACTTTTGCTACAGGGTTATTTTACTTTTGTTTCTATCTAGTTACCCTTACCTTAGGTTTAGGTCTTTCATTTACAGTGGTAGGCATTCCACTACTCATACAAGTACTGCGGACCACGCCAACTTTCGTACGATATGAACGTATACAAACGAAGATTTATACCGATATCAGCACTCCGCCCTACGAACGGAAAATAAGACTAGATGCGTCTTTCTGGGAGCAAGCCAAAGAGGAGCTTCAAGATCCTCGCAACTGGATCTCTATCTGTTGGTTGATGTTGAAATTTTTGATTGGACTTCTTTGTCTCCTAAGTGCAGCCATGCTTTACGTGACGCCTCTTTTGTTTATCCTGGCTCCGTTGTTATTTCCTTTTTTTTTCATACACATCATTGGAATACCGATAGATACATTCACGAAATCTCTTCTTGTATCTTCAGTGGGGATTCTTCTTACTTTTGTGAGCGCTTGGCTAGCAAATGGGTTGGTACGGTTGATCGGCGGTTACACACGTCAAATGATAAAAACTTTAAACCGATTCCACGATTAG
- a CDS encoding DedA family protein, translating to MTFLQDIIIQYGYIAIFFFLALGIIGLPVPDEILMTIVGYLSSLGLLLFPLSLSVSFFGAMTGMLCSYALGRKFGKPLLWKYGKWIKLTTKRLEKTETWFENNGPWAICIGYFIPGLRHVTCYLAGVSAMSPRKYLLYSGMGALGWCLIFISIGYFLGASVDFSNYHASLLRLFF from the coding sequence ATAACTTTCCTACAAGACATCATTATTCAATACGGATACATCGCCATTTTCTTCTTTTTGGCTCTTGGTATTATTGGATTGCCTGTCCCTGATGAAATCTTAATGACGATTGTCGGGTATCTCTCTTCTCTTGGGCTGCTTCTTTTCCCATTATCCCTTTCAGTTAGCTTCTTCGGGGCTATGACCGGCATGCTGTGCAGCTATGCCCTTGGGCGGAAATTCGGCAAGCCGCTGCTCTGGAAATATGGAAAATGGATCAAGCTTACGACAAAAAGGCTGGAAAAAACGGAGACTTGGTTCGAGAACAACGGCCCTTGGGCCATTTGCATTGGCTACTTCATTCCTGGCCTCCGCCATGTAACCTGTTACTTGGCAGGAGTAAGCGCTATGAGCCCACGAAAATATTTGCTCTACTCGGGAATGGGGGCTTTGGGTTGGTGCCTTATTTTTATTTCAATCGGGTATTTCCTCGGAGCATCCGTCGATTTTTCCAATTATCATGCTTCTCTTCTCCGTTTGTTCTTCTAG
- a CDS encoding AI-2E family transporter has product MNIMAILQKKEVQRFAVLALFCLVLFFIRSMLNLVLLTFLLTYLMNRLHHYSKRWIEKIVPVNTKFLLALIYAALLALLILAGAKFFPALVGQIAQLFELVNQLYDNPQNEVAGYVTAWLDSLDLPSLVKPGFDFMIKIGNLGFQVFLALMLSLFLLLGKENVIRFTAQFHTSKLGWFSREIEFFGKKLVQTFGKVIEAQLLIALINSLMTTFALWLMGFPNLIGLALLIYVLGLIPVAGVFLSLIPLSMIAFSLGGFTYIIYLIIAVTIIHAVEAYVLNPRLMASKTHLPVFYTFLVLLFSEHFFGIWGLIIGIPTFVFLLDILDIQKISKAKTFQQL; this is encoded by the coding sequence ATGAATATCATGGCTATTTTGCAAAAAAAAGAAGTGCAGCGATTTGCGGTACTAGCATTGTTTTGCCTTGTTCTATTTTTTATTCGCAGTATGCTGAACCTTGTTCTACTGACCTTTTTGCTGACGTATCTGATGAATCGGCTGCACCACTACAGTAAGCGATGGATCGAAAAAATTGTTCCGGTCAACACCAAATTTCTGCTTGCGCTTATCTATGCTGCCCTTCTAGCACTTTTGATTCTTGCAGGCGCAAAGTTTTTCCCCGCCCTGGTTGGCCAAATTGCCCAACTGTTCGAGCTTGTCAATCAGCTCTATGACAATCCTCAAAACGAAGTGGCGGGCTACGTAACCGCTTGGTTGGACAGCCTTGACCTTCCGAGCTTAGTGAAACCGGGGTTCGACTTTATGATCAAAATCGGCAATCTCGGATTTCAAGTCTTTTTAGCCTTGATGCTAAGCCTTTTCCTTCTTTTGGGCAAAGAGAACGTCATTCGATTCACAGCACAATTCCACACCAGCAAGCTGGGCTGGTTCTCCAGAGAAATTGAATTTTTCGGTAAAAAGCTCGTTCAGACGTTCGGCAAAGTGATCGAAGCCCAGTTGCTGATCGCCTTGATCAACTCCCTGATGACGACCTTCGCGCTATGGCTGATGGGCTTTCCCAATCTGATCGGTTTAGCCCTGCTTATCTATGTCCTCGGGCTTATACCAGTGGCAGGCGTCTTTCTATCCCTGATTCCATTAAGCATGATTGCGTTCAGTTTGGGCGGTTTCACTTATATCATCTACCTAATTATTGCAGTGACGATTATTCATGCAGTGGAAGCCTATGTGCTCAATCCCCGGCTGATGGCATCCAAAACGCATTTGCCCGTCTTCTACACCTTTCTCGTTCTGCTCTTTTCTGAGCATTTCTTTGGCATTTGGGGATTGATCATCGGCATTCCAACCTTTGTTTTTTTACTTGATATTCTGGATATTCAAAAAATCAGTAAAGCCAAAACTTTCCAACAACTGTAA
- a CDS encoding flagellar biosynthesis protein FlgA, whose protein sequence is MNRRRSLLISLVAAVMAGLLVYGVYVMQVNQVELQQTVQVAVPKDFIRAGVLIREDMVEFRTVQKGSYTEGMMTKLTEVVGQETLIPLGKQEPILKWKVNRYHLLPNEQQATFQIPKEYLLSVSNGIRAGDRVRIYVSGADGSSRRLFDEKEITVASVKSSANVEVDNPKSSNLLSKVEGDKEKMYASRLEANGAIDQINLNLAESEWLQIDQLCSSKKAKLVIAFSSSSILAGE, encoded by the coding sequence TTGAATCGCAGGAGGAGCCTGCTTATTAGTTTGGTTGCTGCGGTTATGGCGGGGTTGCTTGTGTATGGGGTGTATGTCATGCAAGTGAATCAGGTTGAGCTGCAGCAGACTGTTCAGGTGGCGGTTCCGAAGGATTTTATTCGGGCCGGTGTCTTGATTCGTGAGGATATGGTGGAATTTAGAACTGTTCAGAAGGGCAGTTACACAGAAGGCATGATGACGAAGCTGACGGAAGTCGTTGGGCAGGAGACCTTGATACCGCTGGGTAAGCAGGAGCCTATTTTGAAATGGAAGGTGAATCGTTACCATTTGCTTCCCAATGAGCAGCAGGCTACTTTTCAAATTCCTAAGGAATATTTGCTGTCGGTTTCAAATGGTATTCGGGCCGGGGATCGGGTGCGCATTTATGTGTCTGGCGCTGATGGCAGCTCGCGCAGGCTTTTTGATGAGAAGGAAATTACGGTTGCTTCCGTGAAGTCCTCGGCGAATGTGGAGGTGGATAATCCGAAGAGTTCTAATCTGCTATCCAAGGTGGAGGGCGATAAGGAAAAGATGTATGCTTCCCGATTGGAAGCGAACGGGGCTATCGACCAGATTAACCTTAATTTAGCAGAGAGTGAGTGGCTTCAGATTGATCAATTATGCAGCTCGAAGAAAGCGAAGTTGGTCATCGCGTTCAGTTCCTCTTCAATTTTGGCAGGGGAATGA
- a CDS encoding ATPase, T2SS/T4P/T4SS family, whose protein sequence is MHERKSESAASDLASGAELIKRRRSDYGSVRPGFGAVQGVRSLGSLGEDDDGEGSPKSNVGIGAVGAEKPEQQMQGDALFNQWVQDIRSELVTMKGRTEAEKQSYNETLNRAILGYEEDRGKLLAIIHDLVSKRRLSDVPPRTSGYTTLPEAIFAEIIGLNVLELVLKHKEGLEEIQVVGRQIFEVRGGMAMPSAYTLPSVRELERIQQNLVLFNNDTLNPRKRWAEVVLRDGSRVTMTGFGFTAEPTLTIRFYTIKRFDLASLATAELATMDKRMEKLILCLIRSYFNMVVIGPTNSGKTNLIKAIIAEMDDNERIITIESRFELNLKRDFPHKNIVEYEIDEEDHRHSGQQAFKLALRQSPKRICHAEIRDDDANLYVRACTRGHEGSITSVHVSELEDVPDAITDMCMLDGRGMNPLRLTKRITEFVTQIGIEMAVVDGKRKIVRIVEYRYENEEVCVTDLAVYDKSTEEWTFPGKLSHHASRKIAKNDKEGFALLTELGFIEKEGES, encoded by the coding sequence ATGCATGAACGCAAGAGTGAGAGCGCAGCGAGTGATTTGGCTTCAGGAGCTGAGCTGATAAAGAGAAGAAGATCCGATTATGGCTCGGTGAGACCTGGTTTTGGGGCAGTGCAGGGTGTGAGATCACTGGGCTCTTTGGGGGAAGATGACGATGGCGAGGGAAGTCCAAAGTCAAATGTAGGTATTGGGGCTGTCGGTGCAGAAAAACCTGAACAGCAGATGCAAGGGGATGCTCTTTTTAACCAATGGGTACAGGATATTCGAAGTGAACTCGTTACGATGAAGGGCAGGACGGAGGCCGAAAAGCAGTCGTATAACGAGACCTTGAATCGTGCGATTCTTGGTTATGAGGAGGATCGAGGTAAGCTTCTTGCGATTATCCATGATCTGGTTTCAAAAAGAAGGCTATCGGATGTACCTCCGAGGACGAGTGGTTACACGACTTTGCCTGAAGCTATTTTTGCAGAGATTATTGGGCTTAACGTTCTTGAACTAGTACTCAAACATAAGGAAGGACTTGAAGAAATTCAGGTCGTGGGGAGACAGATTTTTGAAGTGCGTGGCGGGATGGCCATGCCGTCTGCTTATACGCTGCCTTCTGTGCGTGAACTAGAGAGGATTCAGCAGAATTTAGTTCTTTTTAATAATGACACTTTGAATCCCAGGAAGCGATGGGCAGAGGTCGTTCTTCGGGACGGATCCCGCGTTACGATGACTGGTTTCGGGTTCACGGCTGAACCGACCTTAACGATTCGTTTTTACACGATTAAACGGTTTGATTTGGCGTCACTTGCCACTGCAGAACTAGCCACGATGGATAAAAGGATGGAGAAGCTGATTCTGTGCCTGATCCGATCTTATTTTAATATGGTGGTTATAGGCCCGACAAACTCGGGAAAGACGAATTTAATCAAAGCGATAATTGCCGAAATGGACGATAATGAACGAATTATTACGATCGAATCGAGATTCGAGTTGAATTTAAAGCGCGATTTTCCGCATAAAAATATCGTTGAATACGAAATTGACGAGGAAGATCATCGGCATTCCGGGCAGCAAGCTTTTAAACTAGCATTGAGGCAATCGCCAAAACGCATTTGTCATGCTGAAATTCGGGATGATGATGCCAACCTTTATGTGAGAGCTTGTACACGAGGTCACGAGGGCAGTATTACTTCGGTTCATGTGAGTGAATTAGAGGATGTGCCTGATGCGATTACAGATATGTGTATGCTCGATGGCAGGGGGATGAATCCACTTCGTCTAACGAAACGGATTACAGAGTTTGTGACACAAATCGGAATAGAGATGGCTGTCGTTGATGGAAAAAGAAAGATTGTGCGAATCGTCGAATATCGTTATGAAAATGAGGAGGTTTGCGTCACGGATCTCGCAGTTTATGACAAGTCGACAGAGGAATGGACAT